Proteins found in one Planococcus citri chromosome 2, ihPlaCitr1.1, whole genome shotgun sequence genomic segment:
- the LOC135837095 gene encoding uncharacterized protein LOC135837095 isoform X3: MNNNLWTKKLVVLVILFICEDSIIPVAQSSSNDSTKYDLTNVLNEAILKLLKSTDLVEKLESHIIIEDLKYYDGIYQINNTAKLRPFGNTININYMYTHTCGLTVGIRFLMNRNPPNTVRWNFSKNKLRLFYDELRYWLVGDVLIDDPLSYWNYHPWESKFKVNNLEYNNLSIIATKPPEDQKDDKNISINMSYVRFKNLGDIKLKKHPKLSYKQQLKLMYIIGLELPSMMRGLFFDDGDFNVLLGKIFNLHPNQYIISACPDFLTNEQRYYYLLPDISFVYICFKNITIRGLSNFESFVNNQSWSRRYSSYDFVYTLHIKNVRGNMTLDPGFEHVPHFQLNFFIGNLGISFVPEKGKFRVEAQDYNCIVEDTLQPSMLISSWLPKYSTSIIQLIESALTDSLMPSKKDKENSTSLSSDFAEIETSFVELLKNSHPRTR, from the exons ATGAATAATAATCTGTGGACTAAGAAGCTAGTCGTACTTGTCATTTTATTTATATGCGAAG ATTCGATTATCCCCGTAGCTCAGTCATCGAGCAATGATTCCACGAAATACGATCTCACTAATGTTTTAAACGAGGCGATATTAAAACTACTCAAAAGTACtgatttagttgaaaaattggaatcgcATATAATCATAGAAGACTTAAAATATTACGACGGTATTTACCAAATAAATAATACCGCAAAACTTCGACCGTTTGGAAATACCATCAACATAAACTATATGTATACTCATACTTGCGGATTAACAGTGGGCATACGTTTCCTCATGAACAGAAACCCACCAAATACAGttcgttggaatttttctaaaaataaattg CGTCTATTCTATGATGAGCTGAGGTACTGGTTAGTGGGAGATGTCCTCATAGATGATCCGTTATCGTATTGGAATTACCATCCATGGGAAAGCAAATTTAAAGTGAACAACCTAGAATATAATAATTTATCGATTATCGCAACGAAGCCACCGGAAGATCAAAAGGACGATAAAAATATATCTATCAATATGTCGTATGTTCGTTTCAAAAACCTTGGA GATATCAAACTCAAAAAGCATCCTAAACTATCTTACAAACAACAACTCAAGTTGATGTATATAATTGGCTTGGAATTACCATCCATGATGCGCGGTTTATTCTTCGATGATGGCGATTTCAATGTACTACTGGGTAAAATATTCAACCTGCACCCTAACCAGTACATCATTTCAGCCTGTcccgattttttgacaaacGAACAGCGCTACTATTACCTCCTACCAGACATTTCTTTCGTGTAcatctgtttcaaaaatatcaccaTCAGAGGACTCTCGAATttcgaatcattcgtgaacaatcAATCGTGGAGTAGACGATATTCATCCTACGATTTCGTTTACACCCTACATATAAAGAATGTACGAGGAAACATGACTTTAGATCCCGGATTTGAACATGTACCCCATTTTCAACTGAATTTCTTCATCGGTAATCTTGGCATATCGTTTGTCCCGGAAAAAGGTAAATTTCGCGTGGAAGCCCAAGACTATAACTGTATCGTCGAAGACACTCTCCAGCCCTCCATGCTGATATCATCTTGGTTGCCGAAATATTCAACAAGTATTATTCAGCTCATCGAATCAGCATTGACAGATTCGTTGATGCCATCGAAAAAAG ataaagaaaattcaacttcattatCATCCGACTTCGCAGAAATAGAAACTTCGTTCgtggaacttttaaaaaattctcacccTCGGACAAGATGA